The genomic region TCGCCGAGCGCCGCACCTTCGCGTGCGGCCCGTCGGGGCTGCTCGACGCCCTCGAGGAGCACCACCGCACCGCCGGTGTCGACCTCTTCGTCGAGCAGTTCCGCACCGCCCGCGTCGCGCCCGGCGAGGGTGGCGCGGTCACCTTCGAGCAGGGCGGCACGGTCGTCGAGGCCGACGGCGCCACCCCCATCCTCGACGCGGCCGAGGAGGCCGGCGTCCTGATGCCCAGCGGTTGCCGGATGGGCATCTGCATGGGCTGCGTGCTGCCGCTGAAGGAGGGCTCGGTGCGCGACCTGCGCAACGGCGAGGTCACCACCGCCGTGCCCGGCGAGACCGACCCGCGAGGCGTCCTCGTCCAGACCTGCGTGAGCGCCGCCGCCGGCGCCTGCGCCATCGACCACTGACCCCGATCGACCACCGACCCCCGATCGACTCGAGGAGATCCCCATGACTGCCATCACCCGCAAGCCCGAGAACCCCATCGCCCACCTCAGCGACGCCGACATCGAGGAGATCGGGGCACGCCTCGACGCGATCCGCCAGGAGGTCGTCGACACCCGCGGCGCCGACGACGCGGCGTACATCCGCAAGGTCATCGACGTGCAGCGCAAGCTCGAGCTGGGCTCGCGCGCGGTGCTGCTGGCCAGCGTCTTCCCGCCGGCCTGGGTGCTGGGCACCCTCGGACTGAGCGTGGCCAAGATCCTCGACAACATGGAGATCGGCCACAACATCATGCACGGCCAGTGGGACTGGATGCGCGACCCGAAGATCCACTCGAGCACCTGGGAGTGGGACAACGCCACCCCGAGCGAGGCGTGGAAGCACAGCCACAACGAGGTGCACCACACGTACACGAACATCGTGGGCAAGGACAACGACCTCGGCTACGGCATCATGCGCGTCGACGAGGACCAGCGCTGGGTGCCGATGTACCTCGCCCAGCCGCTGTGGAACTTCATCAACGCCTGCTTCTTCGAGTACGGCATCGCCGCCTACGACCTCGAGCTCGGCAAGAACCTGCGCACCCCCAAGCACAAGCGCTCCGAGGTCTTCAAGGCCAACGTCAAGGGCACCCTGGGCAAGATCCGCAAGCAGGCGACCAAGGACTACGTCGTGCACCCGGCGCTGTCGATCCCGACCGGCTCCTTCCTGCCGACCCTGGCCGCCAACGCCACCGCCAACCTGGTGCGCAACCTGTGGACGCACTCGGTGATCATGTGCGGCCACTTCCCCGAGGGCGTGGAGACCTTCGAGAAGAAGGAGATCCCGGTCAAGGAGACCCGGGGCCAGTGGTACGTGCGCCAGATGCTCGGCTCGGCCAACATCTCCGGCTCCAAGGCGATGCACCTGATGACCGGCAACCTCTCGCACCAGATCGAGCACCACCTCTTCCCCGACCTGCCCTCCAACCGGTACGCCGAGGTCGCGGTGAAGGTGAAGGCGCTCTTCGACGAGTACGGCCTGAACTACCACGAGGCCTCGCTGCCGGCGCAGGTCTACTCGGCCTGGCACAAGGTCGTGCGGCTCTCGCTGCCCAACGGCTGGATGGCCACCACCAACGCCAAGAACCTGCCCAGCCAGCTCAAGCTGCTCTACGGCATGACCACCAAGGGTCCCAAGGTGCGCCGCGCCGCGCAGGCCCGGCTGCAGCAGCAGGCGCGCAAGCTCGCCACCGCCGCCTGATCAGGCGCGCCCGACCGGCTTGCGCAGCCGGTAGGTGCCCTGGCGGACCTCGTAGCCCAGGGCGGCGTTGACGGCGCGGATGCCGCGGTTGTGCTCCTCGTTCTGGGTCGACGCCACCTTGGCGCCGGCCGTGGCGGCACGGCGGTGCAGCTGCATCTTCACCGTCAGTGCCAGCCCGTGGCCGCGGTGCGCCGGGTCGACGCCGGTGTAGGCCACGAAGAGCTCGGTGCCGACCACGACGCCGTGGGTGATCGCGGCGGGGCGTCCCTCGACGCGGGCCAGCACGCCCACCGGGCGGGCGCCCCGGCTCGAGGAGCGCAGCGACCCGGCGGTGACGTAGCGACCGCCGTGCACCGCCTCGGGGTTGGTCTGGCTGGCGCGCAGCATCGCGTCGAGGGCGGGCTGGTCACGCACCCGCAGGTCGTCGCAGGCCACCAGCTCGACGCCGGCCGGCAGCAGCGGCTCGGGCAGGTCGACCAGCGCCAGCGCCGACTCGATCGAGAGCTCCTCCACCTCGTAGCCCCAGTGCCGTGCCACCGCGAGGCTGCGCGGCTCGTCGTCGAAGACCCTCGTGGTCAGCAGCGTGGTGCCCGTGGGGGTGCGTGCGGCGAGTGCCCGGTGCAGCGCCGAGCCGACGCCGCACCCCTCGGCCTCGGCGCTCACCGTGATCCACTCGACCGCCCAGCCCGGCGGCAGGTGCGCGGCACGCGTGACCCAGCCGTAGCCGATCGTGGTGCCGTCGCCGCGCACCGCGCGCAGCGCCACCAGCCCGGGCCAGGTCTCGGGCACCATCAGCTGCCAGCCGGCGTCGGTCTCGCTCAGGTGCCGGTTGCGCCGCACGCCCAGCGCGACCAGCGCGTCGTACTGCTCGGAGGTGGCCTGCTCGACCCGCATCCTCCGAGCATGGCACTACGCGGGGGTGCTGGCGAGAGCCTCGTCGCGGCCGCTGCCGGCCTCGGTCGCGGCGCGCAGGCGGCGCTGCTGGGTGGCCATCAGGAGCGTGGCCAGCAGTGTCGTGGTGACGGTGACCGAGAAGGCGGCCGTCGAGCCGTGCGCGTCGGCGAGCCGGCCCGCGACCGAGGAGCCCAGGGCGTAGCCGATGCCGGTGGCGCTGGCCAGGGTGGTCATCGCCGCGCCCACGCGCGGTCGCGGCACCACGCGCTCGGCGAGCGAGAAGACCGCGATCATGTAGGGCGCGACCGCGCAGCCCAGCACCAGCACCACCGCGGTGGCGCCCAGCAGGCCCTCGACCAGCAGCAGCGGCCAGCTCAGCGCGGCCAGGGCCAGCGCGGCGACCAGGGCGCGGCGCTCGTGGCCGATCCGCTCGGGCAGGTACGCCGTCGCGATGCCGGCCACCGCGCTGCCGACGCCCAGCGTGGCGTGCACCAGGCCGGCGACCCCCGGCTGCCCGGCCTCGGTGGCCAGCACCGTGGCGCCGGTCTGGGTGGCGCCGAAGAGCACCCCGACGAGCAGCTGCGCGGCGGCGAGCACGACGAACACGACGCTGACCAGGCGCCCGGGGTGGACGGTCGCGTCGGGGCGGGGGACCAGCCGGGCGGAGGGGTCGAGGGCGAAGGCGCTGCCGAAGACGGCCAGCAGCACCGCGGCCGTGACCAGACCACCGCTGGGGGAGACGAGCACCGCGGCGAGGCCGATCAGGGCGGGGCCGAGCGCGAAGGAGGCCTCGTCGGCCGCGCCCTCGTAGGAGAACGCGGCGTCGACCAGGCGGCGCTGCTGCGGGCCGGTGCCGCTGGTCAGCGGCCGCCAGCGCACCCGCGCCAGCGGTCCGACCTGGGGCATCGCGAGGCCGGTGGCCGCGGCGACCGCGACGACGGTCGCGTCACCGGCGTCGCCGCCGACTGTCGCCACGAGGAGCAGCAGGCCGGTCGCGCCGAGCAGCGACTGCACGAGCACGACCGGGCGCTGGCCGATCCGGTCGGCCAGCGAGCCGGCGGCCGGGGCGCCCAGGGCGTTGGCCACGGCCAGTGCGCCGGCCGAGAGGCCGCCGAGGCCGTAGCTGCCCGACGCCGTCGAGACGAGCAGGAGGGTGCCGAGCTGGCTCATCGCCAGCGGCAGGCGGCCCAGGAACGCCACCAGGACGTAGGTGGGGCCGGCGAGGGCGATCAGTCGCCGGTAGGAGGACAGGGGGCTCACGGGTGGTGCCTTTCGGGTGCGTCACAGCGACGCGCCGAACCCACCTCCAAGCGCGCGTTGAACCCTCTGCGTCCCCGATGCTAGTGCGCCGCGGCGAGGGCCCGGGAATCCGTGCCCGCGCTCAGCGGGGCGGGGCGGTGGAGCCGCGCACCACCAGGCTCAGCGGCAGCAGCACCGAGCGGGCCGGGCGGTCGGGCTCGGCGATGGCGTCGAGCAGCAGCCGCGCCGCCTCGGCGCCGATCTGCTGGTGGGGGATGGCCACCGTGGTCAGCGGCGGGCGCAGCTTGTCGAGGAAGGGCATGTCGTTGAAGCCGACCACGGAGACGTCGTCGGGGCAGGAGATGCCGCGCTCGGCGAAGACGTCGTAGCAGCCCAGGGCGATCAGGTCGTTGCCCGCGACCACGGCGGTCGGGCGCTGGCCGGCGTCGAGCAGGCCGCGCAGCGCCTCGGCGCCCGCGTCCTCGGTCCACTGCGAGCACTCCACGACCAGGGCGGGGTCGACGTCGAGGGACAGGTCGTGCACGGCGCTGCGGAACGCCCGGGCGCGCGTCACGCCCGTGGAGGTCGAGGTGGGCCCGGCCAGGTGGGCGATGCGCCGGTGGCCCAGCGAGGCGAGGTGCTCGACGGCGAGGGCGATGCCGGCGGCGTCGTCGGGGGTGATCGAGGGGACGTCGATGCCGCCGGGGCGCCGGTTGACCATCACCATCTGCACCCGCTCGCGCGCCAGCTGCTCGAGCAGCGGGTGCTCGACCAGGGCGGTGGCGACGATCAGCCCCTCCACCTGTCGCGAGCGCAGCGACTCGATGAGGGTGCGCTCGCGGCCCGGGTCGTTGTCGGTGTTGACGATGAGCCCGCCGTAGCCCGCCGGCTCGAGGACCTCCTCGATGCCCCGCACGATCGGGGGGAACAACGGGTTGGTGAGGTCGGGGATGACCAGGCCGATCGTGCCCGACTTGGCGGTCTTGAGGCCGCGGGCGATCGGGTTGGGCCGGTAGCCCAGGCTCTCGGCCACCTTGATCACCCGCTTGGCGGTCTCGGCGTTGACCAGGCCACGGGTGCCGGGGTTGAGGGCGCGGGAGGCGGTGGCCGCGTGGACCCCCGCGGCCTCGGCCACGTCGCGGAGCGTCGGGGTCTGCACGGTGCTCATCCTAGGGACGTCGGGGCCGCGGGGCGCTGCCAGCGCGCGCGGGCCCAGGCCGCGGCGAGCCCGAGCGGCAGCGCCAGCACCGCGAGGGCGGCGTACACGGCCGTGTAGTCGCCGGCCGCCGCGGGCCCGGCGACGGCCACCGCGCAGACCGCGCTGCCCACGAAGAGCGACCCGGCGAAGAACGAGACCATCACCGCGCGGGCGCCCGGGAGCACCTCGGTGGCCCAGGTCTGCAGCGAGGAGTGCATCGAGGTCCAGGCCACCCCGACCAGCACCACCGCGACCCCGCCCATCACCGGCTGCTGGCTGATGGCCATCAGGACGCAGGCCACGGCGCCGGCGACAGCGCCGCCGCCGATCAGCCGGCTGGGGTGCCAGGTCTGGGAGAGGCGGCCGACCGCCCACGAGCTGATCAGCACCGAGACGCCGTAGATGCCGGTGACCGCGCCGGCGAGGGCGGCCGAGGCCCCCACGCTCTCGATCGCCGGGGGCAGGAACGTCAGCGCGCCGAGCAGCACCGCGCCCTCGGTGAAGGCGAAGCAGAGCACGAGCAGCCCGATGCGGGAGCGGCCGATGAGCGCCAGCGACTGCAGCGGCGAGGGCGCGCGCTGCTCCTGCACCGGCTCGGGGAGGCGGTGCAGCGCCCAGGCCAGGGCCAGCGAGGCCACGCCGGTGATCACGAACGTCACGCGCCAGCTCGCCACGTCGGCCAGCGCCCCGGCGCCCACCGAGGCCAGCGCGGTGCCGAGCGCGACCCCGACCATCAGCCGGGCGATGTCGCGCTGCCGCACGGCCGCCGGCACCGTGTCGCCCAGGTAGATCAGCGTGGCGGGGTAGGCGGCGCCGAAGAAGCCACCGGCCAGGCCCCGGGCCGCGCCCAGGGCCGCCGGCGAGCCGGTGAGGGCCGAGGCGATCGTGCACACCCCGGCCAGCAGCAGGGTCAGCCGCATCGTCCGGACCCGCCCCAGCCGGTCGGACACCACGCCCCAGAAGGGCTGGGAGAGCCCGTAGACGAGGAAGTAGACCCCGGCGGCCTGCACCACCGACGAGAGCGGGGCACCCATGTCGGCGGCGATCGCCACCAGCAGCGGCGGCATCGCGAAGCGGTCGAGGGTGCTGACGAAGGCGGTGGTCTGCAGCAGCCGGATGGGCGAGGCCGGGCCGGGTGGCGCCGCCGCCTCAGCGCGGGTGGACAAGCCCGGAGTCCTCGTCGAGGGCGGCGTCGAGCACGTCGCCGCCGCCGGGGGCGGGCACCGGCTGGTAGGTCGTGCGCAGCCGCACCAGCGTCTCGAGCGCGGGCCGGTCGACCGCGCCGTCGGGCACCAGGCCCTCGGTGGCGCTGCGCATCCGGGCGACGTAGCGGGCGGCGAGGTCGGGGGTGAGGTCCAGGCGCGCGGCCGCGGCGGCGGCTGCCTCGGCGTCGAGCCGCCCCTCGAGCACGTCGCGCCCGGTGGCCAGCAACGCCGCCACCAGTGCCTCGGCCTCGGGCAGGTGGCGCTCGCCGGCGACGGCCACGACGGTGCCCAGGTAGGCGCCCAGGCGCTCGACCCCGGCCAGCCGCACGCAGCCGGCGGCCTCGGCGACCAGCTCGTTGCCGGCGTTGAGCATGGTCACGTCGCAGTCGCCGGCGAGCAGCGCCTCGAGGCGCCGCGGGGTGGAGCCGAGCGTGAGCAGCTCGTAGTCGTCGCGGGAGGTGCCCAGGGCGTCGGCGAGGGCGTAGAGGGCGAAGGCGAAGCCGGAGGTGGGCACGTCGACCCCCACGCGGGCGCCGGCCAGGTCGTCGCGGCCCAGGCCCGGGCGGGCGTAGAGCCCCAGGCCCATGCCGCGGTCGACGGCGCCCACGATGCGCACGTCGGCGAGCGCGCCGAGGGGGTTGGCGGGGCTGAAGCGGTAGGCCATCACGTTGTCGGGGCTGGTCAGCGCCACGTGCAGCTCGTCGTCGAGCAGCGAGCGGAACTGGCCGGGCGAGGAGGAGACGGGCACCTCCTCCACGTCGAGCCCGTGCTCGCGCAGCTGCCCGGTGGAGGCGGCGAGGTCGAGGAGGACGGAGGGGGTGAAGGAGCCGACGACGGTGACAGTCACCTGAGAACCGTACCGGATTGTGCAGTCGATTGCAGCCCGAGTTGCACGGGACTGGTGGCGCTTGACATCCGGCTGATGCCTAGGTCAGGCTGCAGTCGATTGCAGAACCCACGGCGGGGCGTTCCCGCCAGGGGTGGGACAGGAGTGCACATGGATGAGCGGGTCGCGTCGGCGATCTCCCACTGGGGGCCCCGGTTCACCGCCAACGGCGTGACCGCGGGCGACTTCGCGCGGGTCACCAGCGGTGTCGAGAGCTGGGAGCAGTGGTGCTCGGCGTGGACCGAGAAGGGCGCCGAGCACGAGGCCCTGGGCCGCGCCGCGCTCGACGAGGGGCGGCACCGCTCGGCCGGCGAGCACCTCGCGCAGGCGTCGGTCTACCACCACTTCGCGAAGTTCGTCTTCGTCGACGACCTCGAGCAGATGCGCGCCGCGCACCGCCGGGCCGTGGACTGCCTCACCGACGCCCTGCCCCACCTCGACCCTCCGGGCCGACGGGTCGAGGTCCCCTTCGAGGACACCCGGCTCGTGGGCGTGCTGCGCCTGCCCCACGGCGACGGCCCGCACCCCGTCGTCGTGATACTGCCCGGCCTGGACTCGACCAAGGAGGAGCTGCGCACCACCGAGCAGGGCTTCCTCGACCGTGGCCTGGCCACGCTCGCCGTCGACGGCCCCGGCCAGGGGGAGGCGGAGTACGACCTGCCGATCCGTGGCGACTGGTCGCCGGTCGCCGAGGCGCTGTGGACCGCGCTGGGCGACCTGCCCGAGATCGACCGCGGCCGGCTGGGCGTGTGGGGCGTGAGCCTGGGCGGCTACTACGCCCCCCGCGTCGCCGCTGCGCTGGGCGAGCGGGCCGCGGCCTGCGTCTCCCTCGCCGGTCCCTTCAACTTCGGCGAGTGCTGGGACGGGCTGCCGCAGCTGACCCGCGACACCTTCCGGGTGCGCGCCGGCGTGGCCACGGACGACGAGGCCCGCCAGGTCGCCCTGGGCCTGGGCATGGAGCCGGTGGCCGCGGACGTGGTGGCCCCCCTCCTCATCGTCTTCGGGCGCCAGGACCGGCTGATCCCCTGGCAGCACGCCGTGCGGCTGCGCGACGCCGTCTCCGGGCCGGTCGAGCTGCTGATGCTCGAGCAGGGCAACCACGGGTGCGCCGACCTGGCGCCCTGGCACCGCCCCCGCACCGCCGACTGGCTGGCCGCCCGGCTGACCGGCGCTCCCGCCCCCACCATCTCCACCGACGACAC from Nocardioides salarius harbors:
- a CDS encoding ABC transporter substrate-binding protein — protein: MTVTVVGSFTPSVLLDLAASTGQLREHGLDVEEVPVSSSPGQFRSLLDDELHVALTSPDNVMAYRFSPANPLGALADVRIVGAVDRGMGLGLYARPGLGRDDLAGARVGVDVPTSGFAFALYALADALGTSRDDYELLTLGSTPRRLEALLAGDCDVTMLNAGNELVAEAAGCVRLAGVERLGAYLGTVVAVAGERHLPEAEALVAALLATGRDVLEGRLDAEAAAAAAARLDLTPDLAARYVARMRSATEGLVPDGAVDRPALETLVRLRTTYQPVPAPGGGDVLDAALDEDSGLVHPR
- a CDS encoding MFS transporter, with product MSTRAEAAAPPGPASPIRLLQTTAFVSTLDRFAMPPLLVAIAADMGAPLSSVVQAAGVYFLVYGLSQPFWGVVSDRLGRVRTMRLTLLLAGVCTIASALTGSPAALGAARGLAGGFFGAAYPATLIYLGDTVPAAVRQRDIARLMVGVALGTALASVGAGALADVASWRVTFVITGVASLALAWALHRLPEPVQEQRAPSPLQSLALIGRSRIGLLVLCFAFTEGAVLLGALTFLPPAIESVGASAALAGAVTGIYGVSVLISSWAVGRLSQTWHPSRLIGGGAVAGAVACVLMAISQQPVMGGVAVVLVGVAWTSMHSSLQTWATEVLPGARAVMVSFFAGSLFVGSAVCAVAVAGPAAAGDYTAVYAALAVLALPLGLAAAWARARWQRPAAPTSLG
- a CDS encoding MFS transporter, encoding MSPLSSYRRLIALAGPTYVLVAFLGRLPLAMSQLGTLLLVSTASGSYGLGGLSAGALAVANALGAPAAGSLADRIGQRPVVLVQSLLGATGLLLLVATVGGDAGDATVVAVAAATGLAMPQVGPLARVRWRPLTSGTGPQQRRLVDAAFSYEGAADEASFALGPALIGLAAVLVSPSGGLVTAAVLLAVFGSAFALDPSARLVPRPDATVHPGRLVSVVFVVLAAAQLLVGVLFGATQTGATVLATEAGQPGVAGLVHATLGVGSAVAGIATAYLPERIGHERRALVAALALAALSWPLLLVEGLLGATAVVLVLGCAVAPYMIAVFSLAERVVPRPRVGAAMTTLASATGIGYALGSSVAGRLADAHGSTAAFSVTVTTTLLATLLMATQQRRLRAATEAGSGRDEALASTPA
- a CDS encoding alpha/beta hydrolase family protein, with the protein product MDERVASAISHWGPRFTANGVTAGDFARVTSGVESWEQWCSAWTEKGAEHEALGRAALDEGRHRSAGEHLAQASVYHHFAKFVFVDDLEQMRAAHRRAVDCLTDALPHLDPPGRRVEVPFEDTRLVGVLRLPHGDGPHPVVVILPGLDSTKEELRTTEQGFLDRGLATLAVDGPGQGEAEYDLPIRGDWSPVAEALWTALGDLPEIDRGRLGVWGVSLGGYYAPRVAAALGERAAACVSLAGPFNFGECWDGLPQLTRDTFRVRAGVATDDEARQVALGLGMEPVAADVVAPLLIVFGRQDRLIPWQHAVRLRDAVSGPVELLMLEQGNHGCADLAPWHRPRTADWLAARLTGAPAPTISTDDTTDISTDPLTTKAG
- a CDS encoding fatty acid desaturase family protein translates to MTAITRKPENPIAHLSDADIEEIGARLDAIRQEVVDTRGADDAAYIRKVIDVQRKLELGSRAVLLASVFPPAWVLGTLGLSVAKILDNMEIGHNIMHGQWDWMRDPKIHSSTWEWDNATPSEAWKHSHNEVHHTYTNIVGKDNDLGYGIMRVDEDQRWVPMYLAQPLWNFINACFFEYGIAAYDLELGKNLRTPKHKRSEVFKANVKGTLGKIRKQATKDYVVHPALSIPTGSFLPTLAANATANLVRNLWTHSVIMCGHFPEGVETFEKKEIPVKETRGQWYVRQMLGSANISGSKAMHLMTGNLSHQIEHHLFPDLPSNRYAEVAVKVKALFDEYGLNYHEASLPAQVYSAWHKVVRLSLPNGWMATTNAKNLPSQLKLLYGMTTKGPKVRRAAQARLQQQARKLATAA
- a CDS encoding LacI family DNA-binding transcriptional regulator, whose protein sequence is MQTPTLRDVAEAAGVHAATASRALNPGTRGLVNAETAKRVIKVAESLGYRPNPIARGLKTAKSGTIGLVIPDLTNPLFPPIVRGIEEVLEPAGYGGLIVNTDNDPGRERTLIESLRSRQVEGLIVATALVEHPLLEQLARERVQMVMVNRRPGGIDVPSITPDDAAGIALAVEHLASLGHRRIAHLAGPTSTSTGVTRARAFRSAVHDLSLDVDPALVVECSQWTEDAGAEALRGLLDAGQRPTAVVAGNDLIALGCYDVFAERGISCPDDVSVVGFNDMPFLDKLRPPLTTVAIPHQQIGAEAARLLLDAIAEPDRPARSVLLPLSLVVRGSTAPPR